Proteins encoded together in one Synechococcales cyanobacterium T60_A2020_003 window:
- a CDS encoding carboxylate-amine ligase, translating into MDDRFGTPSPIPPESHIEHFNLLQNQFRDRWKTADIFEPNDHDILVVPSLTLDQRGLKNIKGINHYEERLLFSLIRLQNPGTRLIYVTSQPIHPSIIDYYLHLLPGIPFSHARSRLLLLSVYDSSYKSLTQKILERPRLMQRIKQALRPNRSFMTCFNSTELERDLAVALDIPLLAVDPDLLYWGTKSGSRQIFAECGVPHPAGSELVSSVDDLADVTAQVWEQNPDLQRIVIKLNEGFSGEGNALFDLRPLSHLAPNTDATHAERVQGVRDRFPFLSFQVKTENWDTFSSRIPDVGAIAEAFVEGDEKRSPSVQVCIMPNGSVEVLSTHDQILGGPDGQIFLGCRFPADEAYRLRIQEWGLKIGQNLAEKGALERLGIDFIAVRHPEHAGTPEEWELQAIEINLRKGGTTHPFMTLKLLTNGSYNLEDGLFYSRQGMPKYYIASDNVENPQYRGLMPDDLMDILARHHLNFQSTTETGTVFHLMGCLSEFGKVGLTSIGNSLEEAEAIYDQAIAILDLETNQATPPASSAVPSYSFA; encoded by the coding sequence ATGGATGATCGGTTTGGCACACCTAGCCCTATTCCACCCGAAAGCCACATCGAACACTTTAATCTGCTGCAAAACCAGTTTCGCGATCGCTGGAAAACCGCTGATATTTTTGAACCCAACGATCACGATATTTTGGTCGTGCCGTCACTGACCCTGGATCAGCGTGGCCTCAAGAATATTAAAGGGATCAATCACTACGAGGAACGTTTGCTCTTTTCCTTGATTCGGCTCCAGAATCCCGGCACGAGGTTGATTTACGTCACCTCCCAACCCATTCATCCCAGCATCATCGACTACTACCTCCACCTGTTACCAGGGATTCCCTTTTCCCATGCCCGGAGTCGCCTGCTGCTCCTCTCGGTATACGACTCGTCCTACAAGTCTCTCACCCAAAAGATCCTAGAGCGACCACGCCTCATGCAGCGCATCAAGCAAGCGTTAAGGCCGAACCGCTCCTTCATGACCTGCTTCAATTCAACTGAATTAGAACGTGACTTAGCGGTAGCCCTCGATATTCCCCTTTTAGCCGTTGATCCCGATTTATTGTACTGGGGCACCAAAAGCGGCAGTCGTCAGATCTTCGCAGAGTGCGGCGTTCCCCATCCGGCAGGCTCCGAGTTAGTGTCTAGCGTGGATGATCTTGCAGACGTTACTGCCCAGGTGTGGGAACAAAACCCAGACTTACAGCGCATCGTGATTAAGCTCAACGAAGGATTTTCAGGCGAAGGGAATGCCCTGTTCGACCTGCGTCCCCTCAGTCACCTGGCACCGAATACGGACGCAACCCATGCGGAACGAGTGCAGGGGGTGCGCGATCGCTTTCCGTTCCTCAGTTTCCAGGTCAAAACCGAAAATTGGGACACCTTTAGCAGCCGTATTCCCGATGTAGGGGCGATCGCCGAAGCCTTTGTGGAAGGAGACGAAAAGCGATCGCCCAGTGTGCAAGTTTGCATTATGCCCAACGGCAGCGTTGAGGTGCTGTCTACCCACGATCAAATTCTGGGGGGTCCCGATGGTCAAATCTTCCTGGGCTGTCGTTTTCCCGCCGATGAGGCCTATCGCCTCCGCATTCAGGAATGGGGTCTCAAAATTGGACAAAACTTGGCAGAGAAAGGCGCTCTAGAACGTCTAGGTATTGACTTTATCGCGGTACGCCATCCGGAACACGCAGGCACCCCAGAGGAGTGGGAACTCCAGGCCATCGAAATTAACCTCCGGAAGGGGGGAACGACCCATCCCTTTATGACGCTCAAACTACTGACAAACGGCAGCTATAACTTAGAAGACGGCCTATTCTACAGCCGTCAAGGAATGCCCAAATACTACATCGCCTCTGATAATGTAGAAAATCCGCAGTATCGGGGGCTGATGCCCGATGACCTCATGGATATCCTGGCGCGACACCACCTCAACTTCCAAAGCACGACCGAAACGGGCACCGTTTTTCATCTAATGGGATGCTTATCAGAATTTGGCAAGGTTGGCCTCACGAGCATTGGCAATTCCCTAGAAGAGGCTGAAGCAATTTATGACCAAGCGATCGCCATTCTAGATTTAGAGACGAACCAAGCAACCCCACCGGCTAGCTCCGCAGTTCCGTCCTATTCATTTGCGTGA
- a CDS encoding YggT family protein — MNSTTALLATSIGTFLNFYVALIIIRILLSWFPTVNWMSQPFAALSQITDPYLNLFRSFIPPLGGLDLSPILAIFLLQFVARAVNSVAIAYPM, encoded by the coding sequence ATGAATTCTACGACTGCCCTTTTAGCAACGTCGATTGGCACGTTTCTCAATTTCTACGTTGCGCTAATTATCATTCGCATTTTGCTGAGCTGGTTTCCGACGGTGAACTGGATGAGTCAGCCCTTCGCGGCGCTGAGCCAAATTACAGACCCTTACCTAAATCTGTTTCGCTCCTTTATTCCGCCATTAGGTGGGCTAGATCTATCCCCAATCTTGGCTATTTTTCTTCTACAGTTCGTTGCGCGTGCAGTCAATAGTGTGGCGATCGCCTACCCCATGTAG
- a CDS encoding 6-pyruvoyl tetrahydropterin synthase family protein has product MPKWTLTTEFAFDSAHFIQDYDGPCGRMHGHTYRVRIHTTSDTLHASDYCPHPVMVADFRTLRWAKKDVMKGGLDHAVLNDVLPPEYATTAEMIAKFIYDKTKERLPEGVKLKVAVSETPDSWAEYEDD; this is encoded by the coding sequence ATGCCCAAATGGACATTGACAACAGAATTTGCGTTTGACAGCGCACATTTTATTCAAGACTACGATGGCCCCTGCGGGCGCATGCACGGCCACACCTACCGGGTCCGGATTCATACCACATCCGACACGCTGCATGCGTCTGACTATTGCCCCCATCCGGTGATGGTGGCAGACTTCCGCACCTTGCGTTGGGCCAAAAAGGATGTGATGAAAGGCGGGCTAGATCATGCCGTCTTAAACGATGTGCTGCCACCCGAGTATGCCACCACCGCTGAAATGATCGCCAAGTTCATTTATGACAAAACGAAGGAGCGCCTTCCCGAAGGCGTCAAGCTCAAGGTTGCTGTATCCGAAACCCCTGATAGCTGGGCTGAATATGAAGACGATTGA
- a CDS encoding bifunctional phosphoribosyl-AMP cyclohydrolase/phosphoribosyl-ATP diphosphatase HisIE → MSTAKSFASAVPVDQIRYNDQGLVPAIVQDVLDGTVLMMAWMNAESLQKTLETGETWFWSRSRSELWHKGATSGHLQYVQAIRYDCDSDTLLITVEQQGDIACHTGERSCFHQVDGHITPPPADMLSQVFQVICDRRDHPNPDSYTCKLLAGGDNKILKKVGEESAEVVMACKDDDPEAIAGEVADLFYHTLVALAHHNVDIRAVYRKLQERRR, encoded by the coding sequence ATGTCTACTGCTAAATCGTTTGCCTCGGCTGTTCCCGTTGATCAAATTCGCTACAACGATCAGGGACTTGTACCTGCCATTGTGCAGGATGTTTTAGATGGCACCGTGCTGATGATGGCATGGATGAACGCCGAATCGCTGCAAAAAACGCTAGAGACTGGAGAAACCTGGTTTTGGAGCCGATCGCGTTCGGAACTCTGGCACAAGGGCGCAACATCCGGTCACCTGCAATATGTGCAAGCCATTCGCTACGACTGTGATAGTGATACGCTGCTGATCACGGTTGAACAACAGGGAGATATCGCCTGTCATACGGGAGAACGAAGCTGTTTCCATCAGGTTGACGGACACATTACGCCTCCCCCTGCCGATATGCTGTCTCAAGTGTTTCAGGTCATTTGCGATCGCCGCGATCACCCCAATCCCGATTCTTATACCTGCAAACTGCTCGCGGGTGGCGACAATAAAATTCTGAAAAAAGTTGGCGAAGAGTCGGCAGAAGTGGTGATGGCTTGCAAGGATGACGATCCAGAGGCGATCGCCGGAGAAGTAGCCGATTTGTTCTATCACACCCTCGTGGCCTTGGCGCATCACAATGTCGATATCCGTGCTGTCTATCGCAAGTTGCAGGAACGACGACGCTAG
- the acpP gene encoding acyl carrier protein, producing MSDETFQKVKKIVSEQLGVDESQVTPEASFANDLGADSLDTVELVMALEEEFDIEIPDEAAENIATVQAAVDYITSKAAA from the coding sequence ATGAGTGACGAAACATTTCAGAAAGTAAAAAAGATTGTGTCCGAGCAGTTGGGCGTTGACGAAAGTCAAGTTACCCCTGAGGCTAGCTTTGCGAACGACTTGGGTGCTGACTCTTTGGATACCGTTGAGCTAGTCATGGCGCTGGAAGAAGAGTTTGACATCGAAATTCCCGATGAAGCTGCGGAGAACATCGCCACAGTGCAGGCCGCTGTTGACTACATCACCAGCAAAGCCGCTGCATAG
- the upp gene encoding uracil phosphoribosyltransferase, whose protein sequence is MALQLRIYVPPHPLIKHWLGVARDASTPSVLFRSAMTELGRWLTYEAIRDWLPTVDTTVDTPLAPCAATFINPEVPTVIIPVLRAGLSLLDGAQSLLPLASIYHVGIARNEETLEPHWYLNKLPDTFDPNTRVLIPEPMLATGGTSMTLMTELTKRGIQPSNVRWVCVVAAPAALQKIGTAFPETVIYAAGIDEGLNDRGFIVPGLGDAGDRTFGTF, encoded by the coding sequence ATGGCTCTGCAACTTCGGATTTACGTTCCTCCTCATCCCCTGATTAAGCACTGGCTGGGTGTTGCCCGTGATGCATCAACTCCGTCTGTTTTGTTCCGAAGTGCCATGACGGAATTGGGGCGATGGCTCACCTACGAAGCAATTCGAGATTGGTTACCCACGGTCGACACAACAGTAGATACGCCGCTCGCTCCCTGCGCGGCTACGTTCATTAACCCGGAAGTTCCTACGGTTATCATTCCAGTGCTGAGAGCCGGGCTCTCCTTATTAGATGGGGCACAGTCCTTACTGCCGTTAGCCTCGATCTACCATGTGGGCATTGCGCGCAATGAAGAAACCCTAGAGCCGCATTGGTATCTCAACAAATTGCCGGACACGTTTGACCCTAACACGCGAGTTCTGATTCCTGAGCCGATGCTGGCTACGGGGGGAACGAGTATGACCCTGATGACCGAGCTTACAAAGCGGGGCATTCAGCCCAGCAATGTTCGATGGGTTTGTGTGGTGGCGGCTCCAGCAGCCCTTCAGAAGATCGGGACTGCCTTTCCAGAGACAGTCATTTACGCGGCGGGCATTGATGAAGGGCTGAATGATCGGGGATTCATTGTGCCTGGTTTAGGTGATGCGGGCGATCGCACCTTCGGAACGTTTTGA
- the tkt gene encoding transketolase has product MAVATQLSLEELCINSIRFLAIDAVEKAKSGHPGLPMGAAPMAFVLWDKFMRVNPKNPYWFNRDRFVLSAGHGCMLQYALMYLAGYDSVTLDDIKQFRQWKSKTPGHPENFETPGVEVTTGPLGQGIANAVGLAMAEAHLAARFNKPDATLVDHYTYVILGDGCNMEGISGEACSLAGHLGLGKLIALYDDNHISIDGSTDIAFTEDVSKRFEAYGWHVLHVEDGNTDLAGIAKAIEEAKAVTDKPSLIKVTTTIGYGSPNKANTAGVHGAALGDAEIKLTRENLGWPYEPFEVPADALNHMRKAVERGASLEAEWDKVWAQYKTAYPAEAAEFERMTSRKLPEGWDKVLPTYTPEDKALASRKHSEICLNALAPVLPELIGGSADLTHSNLTELKISGNFQKGQYENRNIRFGVREHGMGAICNGMALHQSGLIPYGATFLVFTDYMRAAIRISALSQAGVIWVMTHDSIALGEDGPTHQPVETVASLRAIPGLTVLRPADGNETSGAYKVAIENAIKNRPTLLALSRQNLTNLAGSSIEGVTKGAYTVVECDGTPDLILIGTGSEVDLCVKAAEKLTSEGKKVRVVSMPAWDLFEAQDAAYRESVLPKAVKKRLVVEAGTSFGWCKYAGSEGDIIGVDTFGASAPGNVCLEKFGFTVDNVVARAKALLS; this is encoded by the coding sequence ATGGCTGTCGCAACCCAACTCTCGCTAGAAGAACTGTGTATTAACTCCATTCGCTTTTTGGCTATTGATGCCGTTGAAAAGGCGAAGTCTGGTCACCCCGGTCTGCCCATGGGCGCTGCTCCGATGGCGTTTGTGCTGTGGGACAAGTTCATGCGGGTTAACCCCAAAAATCCCTACTGGTTTAACCGCGATCGCTTTGTTCTGTCGGCGGGTCATGGCTGTATGTTGCAGTATGCCCTCATGTACCTTGCTGGGTATGACAGCGTTACCCTGGATGACATCAAGCAGTTTCGTCAGTGGAAATCAAAAACACCTGGACACCCTGAGAACTTTGAAACCCCTGGCGTGGAAGTGACCACTGGCCCTCTGGGTCAAGGAATTGCCAACGCCGTCGGTTTGGCTATGGCCGAAGCTCACCTTGCAGCCCGTTTCAATAAGCCCGATGCGACCTTAGTCGATCACTACACCTATGTCATCCTCGGCGATGGCTGCAACATGGAGGGCATCTCCGGTGAAGCTTGCTCTCTGGCAGGGCACTTGGGTTTAGGTAAACTGATTGCGCTGTACGATGACAACCATATCTCCATCGACGGGTCTACCGACATTGCTTTTACTGAAGATGTATCGAAGCGCTTTGAGGCTTATGGTTGGCACGTACTACACGTTGAAGATGGCAATACCGATTTAGCAGGCATTGCGAAGGCAATTGAGGAAGCAAAAGCTGTTACCGATAAGCCATCTCTCATCAAAGTTACAACGACAATTGGCTATGGTTCACCCAATAAAGCCAATACTGCTGGCGTGCACGGTGCCGCTTTAGGCGATGCCGAGATCAAGCTCACCCGCGAGAATCTGGGCTGGCCCTATGAGCCGTTTGAGGTTCCTGCAGACGCTCTGAATCACATGCGTAAGGCTGTTGAACGGGGTGCAAGCCTGGAAGCTGAGTGGGACAAGGTTTGGGCACAGTACAAGACTGCTTACCCCGCTGAAGCGGCGGAATTCGAGCGGATGACCAGCCGCAAGCTCCCTGAGGGCTGGGATAAGGTTCTGCCGACCTATACCCCTGAAGACAAAGCTCTGGCTAGCCGGAAGCACTCCGAGATCTGCCTAAATGCTCTAGCTCCCGTACTGCCTGAGTTAATTGGGGGTTCCGCTGACCTCACCCACTCCAACCTCACCGAGTTGAAAATCAGTGGCAACTTCCAGAAAGGTCAGTACGAAAACCGCAATATTCGCTTCGGTGTTCGTGAACATGGCATGGGTGCAATTTGTAATGGAATGGCGCTGCATCAATCTGGGTTGATTCCCTATGGTGCAACCTTCCTCGTCTTTACGGACTATATGCGGGCAGCGATCCGGATTTCCGCTCTGTCCCAGGCAGGCGTAATTTGGGTCATGACCCACGACTCGATCGCCCTCGGTGAAGACGGCCCGACCCACCAGCCTGTGGAGACTGTTGCATCCTTGCGGGCAATCCCTGGTTTGACGGTTCTGCGTCCGGCAGATGGTAACGAAACCTCTGGGGCTTACAAGGTGGCGATCGAGAATGCGATCAAGAATCGTCCTACCCTGTTAGCGCTCTCTCGCCAAAACTTAACGAACTTGGCAGGTTCTTCCATTGAAGGCGTAACCAAGGGAGCCTATACCGTGGTTGAGTGTGACGGTACACCCGATCTCATCCTGATTGGAACGGGTTCTGAGGTAGATTTGTGCGTGAAAGCTGCTGAGAAGCTGACCAGTGAAGGCAAGAAAGTCCGTGTTGTATCCATGCCAGCATGGGATCTGTTTGAGGCTCAAGATGCAGCGTACCGCGAGTCTGTCCTACCGAAAGCAGTTAAGAAGCGTCTTGTCGTTGAGGCGGGCACGAGCTTTGGCTGGTGTAAGTACGCGGGTTCTGAAGGGGACATCATTGGTGTTGATACCTTTGGTGCATCGGCTCCAGGCAATGTTTGTTTAGAGAAGTTTGGCTTCACCGTAGACAATGTTGTGGCACGAGCTAAGGCACTACTCAGCTAG
- a CDS encoding CoB--CoM heterodisulfide reductase iron-sulfur subunit B family protein, whose translation MTLTYAYFPGCVAQGACRELDQSTKALAHALNIQLVELKKASCCGSGTFKEDSQLLEDTVNARNIALAESLNLPLLTHCSTCQGVIGHVDERLKDAQQHQPDYIEQVNGLLKKEGCSPYQGSTEVKHLLWALVGDYGLDALAKKVSRKLSGLKCATFYGCYLLRAQKHLPYDDPFAPTSLENVVRAVGATPVDYRGRTQCCGWPLSSYATETSFKMAGGHIQEAIAAGADCMVTPCPLCHLNLDSRQPEVAKVIGQSLGLPVLHLSQIVALALGVPSKDLGLDRHVVSTRPVLEKLGF comes from the coding sequence ATGACTTTAACCTATGCTTACTTTCCAGGCTGTGTAGCGCAAGGAGCCTGCCGCGAATTAGATCAATCTACAAAAGCGTTGGCGCACGCCTTGAATATTCAACTCGTAGAGCTTAAAAAAGCCTCGTGCTGCGGATCGGGAACCTTCAAAGAAGACTCGCAACTCCTCGAAGATACGGTCAATGCCCGCAATATTGCCTTAGCTGAATCGCTAAACTTGCCCCTGTTAACCCATTGCAGTACTTGCCAGGGCGTGATTGGTCACGTAGACGAACGTCTTAAAGACGCCCAGCAGCATCAGCCGGACTACATCGAACAGGTGAACGGATTGTTAAAAAAAGAGGGCTGTTCTCCATACCAGGGGTCTACAGAGGTGAAGCACCTGCTCTGGGCTTTGGTGGGCGACTATGGATTAGATGCACTGGCGAAGAAGGTGAGCCGTAAGCTCAGTGGGTTAAAGTGTGCGACCTTCTACGGATGCTATTTGCTGCGAGCGCAGAAACATCTACCCTACGATGACCCCTTTGCCCCCACCTCCTTGGAAAATGTGGTGCGGGCTGTGGGGGCAACTCCGGTGGACTATCGGGGGCGGACGCAGTGTTGCGGCTGGCCACTGTCTAGCTATGCAACGGAGACCTCATTCAAAATGGCGGGAGGACACATCCAAGAGGCGATCGCTGCTGGGGCTGATTGCATGGTGACCCCGTGTCCTTTATGTCATCTGAACCTAGATTCGCGGCAGCCAGAGGTGGCGAAGGTGATTGGTCAATCGTTGGGACTACCTGTACTGCACCTATCTCAGATTGTCGCGTTGGCGTTGGGTGTACCGTCCAAGGATTTAGGACTGGATCGCCATGTGGTATCAACGCGCCCCGTTCTAGAAAAACTAGGATTTTAG
- a CDS encoding 7-carboxy-7-deazaguanine synthase QueE — protein sequence MKTIDPPQTLYPVVETFHSVQGEGHWAGTNAFFIRLGGCDVGCWFCDTKESWNAKRHPQQSAQDLAIAAQQANPAITVITGGEPLLHNLDALTTEGHQRGLTLHLETSGAHPFSGTFDWVTLSPKSFKPPHASVYPQVNELKVVITQPEDFLWAEQHAQQVPSSTVLRLQPEWSTPESHQWIVDYVLRHPQWRISLQTHKVLGVR from the coding sequence ATGAAGACGATTGATCCACCGCAAACGCTGTATCCCGTTGTGGAAACGTTTCACTCTGTCCAAGGCGAAGGTCACTGGGCAGGAACCAATGCTTTTTTTATTCGATTGGGTGGTTGTGATGTAGGCTGCTGGTTTTGCGATACCAAAGAGTCGTGGAATGCAAAACGGCATCCGCAGCAGTCTGCTCAGGATTTGGCGATCGCTGCCCAACAAGCCAATCCAGCGATCACTGTGATTACAGGCGGCGAACCCTTACTCCACAACCTAGATGCTTTAACCACTGAAGGACATCAGCGAGGGCTAACCCTGCATCTCGAAACATCGGGGGCACATCCCTTCAGCGGCACGTTTGACTGGGTGACCCTATCCCCTAAGTCCTTTAAGCCACCCCACGCCAGCGTTTATCCCCAGGTGAATGAACTGAAGGTGGTCATCACTCAGCCAGAAGATTTCCTCTGGGCAGAGCAGCACGCTCAACAGGTTCCCAGTTCAACTGTTCTCCGTCTGCAACCCGAGTGGAGTACCCCAGAAAGCCATCAGTGGATCGTTGATTATGTGCTGCGTCACCCGCAGTGGCGCATTAGTTTGCAAACCCACAAGGTTTTGGGAGTGAGATAA
- a CDS encoding MliC family protein, with amino-acid sequence MKLKFAGLTLLLAPGAFLALSLPAQAEVLANYVCDDNQVFDVTYNPDENTAELVIGGETLVLPSIVTASGAAYSDGTTTLYTEGQDAFIEVNGERTYSNCVTDADFATDSEITNVEAQVEEDGVLEESMEEESSSSSVVVETTTVTTESVETVEVTPAPAPAPAPAPAPPPAATPAPAPVRALW; translated from the coding sequence ATGAAACTCAAATTTGCTGGCCTAACTTTACTCTTAGCTCCAGGGGCATTCCTCGCCCTTAGCCTTCCTGCCCAAGCAGAAGTGCTAGCCAACTATGTCTGCGATGACAATCAAGTGTTTGACGTGACCTACAACCCGGATGAAAATACAGCAGAACTCGTGATCGGCGGCGAAACCTTGGTTTTACCCTCCATCGTCACCGCATCAGGAGCCGCTTACTCCGACGGCACCACCACCCTCTACACCGAGGGCCAAGATGCCTTCATTGAAGTCAATGGTGAGAGGACCTATAGCAACTGCGTCACCGATGCCGACTTTGCCACGGACTCTGAAATCACCAACGTCGAAGCCCAAGTCGAAGAGGATGGCGTGCTTGAAGAGTCGATGGAAGAGGAGAGCAGCAGCAGTAGCGTCGTTGTAGAAACGACTACTGTAACTACGGAATCTGTAGAAACTGTAGAAGTTACCCCGGCTCCGGCTCCGGCTCCGGCCCCCGCGCCCGCACCGCCCCCCGCCGCTACCCCCGCCCCTGCGCCAGTACGAGCGCTTTGGTAA
- the queC gene encoding 7-cyano-7-deazaguanine synthase QueC translates to MSYDKPKAVVLLSGGLDSATAAAQAIADGYDLIALSFRYGQRHDRELQAAQAVAAHLGITRHHIVDVNLAQWGGSALTDDTMDLPTNGVIPDQIPITYVPGRNTVFIAIALSLAEAAGAEAIYLGINAVDYSGYPDCRPAYLEAFQHLATLSSKAGLEGHAPKLVAPLVMDSKVDIVKRAIQLGVPIAQTWSCYAGEAEPCGYCDSCRIRDRALIEAGYPHLATAVGRTAFA, encoded by the coding sequence GTGAGTTATGACAAACCAAAGGCTGTCGTGCTGTTATCCGGTGGCCTAGATTCTGCAACGGCAGCAGCCCAGGCGATCGCCGATGGGTACGACCTCATTGCCCTCTCGTTTCGCTACGGACAGCGCCACGACCGCGAGTTGCAGGCGGCGCAGGCGGTGGCGGCACATCTAGGCATTACCCGCCATCACATCGTGGATGTGAACCTAGCCCAATGGGGAGGCTCGGCCTTAACCGACGACACGATGGATCTCCCCACGAACGGTGTTATTCCTGACCAGATCCCGATCACCTATGTACCGGGACGCAATACCGTTTTTATCGCGATCGCCCTTTCCCTCGCCGAAGCCGCCGGAGCAGAGGCGATCTACCTGGGGATTAATGCCGTCGATTATTCTGGCTATCCCGATTGCCGTCCAGCCTATCTGGAGGCGTTCCAGCACTTAGCCACCCTTTCGTCCAAAGCAGGGCTAGAAGGACATGCACCCAAACTGGTTGCCCCCCTCGTCATGGACTCCAAGGTCGATATCGTGAAGCGAGCCATCCAGTTGGGCGTTCCCATCGCCCAAACCTGGTCATGCTATGCCGGAGAAGCCGAACCGTGCGGCTATTGCGATTCTTGTCGGATTCGCGATCGCGCCCTCATCGAAGCAGGATATCCCCACCTCGCAACCGCCGTCGGACGCACTGCTTTCGCATAG
- the fabF gene encoding beta-ketoacyl-ACP synthase II — protein MTSSDSIRKRVVVTGLGAITPIGNTVTEYWDGLMSGRNGIGSITHFDASKHSCRIAGEVKGFDPLEYLDKKDAKRMDRFAQFAIAASKQAIADAGLVINDLNAEQIGTLIGTGIGGIKVMEDQQEIYLSRGPDRCSPFMVPMMIANMAAGLTAIHVGAKGPNNCTVTACAAGSNAVGDAFRLVQNGYAQAMICGGTEAAITPLSVAGFASARALSTRNDDPEHACRPFDRDRDGFVMGEGAGILILEELEHALSRGAKIYGEIVGYGMTCDAYHMTSPVPGGLGAARAIQLALKDAQLSSDKVSYVNAHGTSTPANDSTETNAIKTALGDHAHTIAVSSTKSMTGHLLGGSGGIEAVATVMAIANDRVPPTINLVNPDEACDLDYVPNTSREMTVNVALSNSFGFGGHNVTLVFQKYSA, from the coding sequence ATGACAAGTTCTGATTCCATTCGTAAGCGCGTTGTTGTCACAGGGCTTGGTGCGATCACGCCAATTGGAAACACCGTCACCGAGTATTGGGACGGGTTGATGAGTGGCCGCAATGGCATTGGCTCCATCACCCATTTCGATGCGTCTAAGCATTCCTGCCGGATTGCCGGAGAGGTGAAAGGCTTTGATCCACTGGAGTATCTGGATAAGAAGGATGCTAAGCGCATGGATCGGTTTGCTCAATTTGCGATCGCCGCTAGTAAACAAGCGATCGCCGATGCGGGATTAGTGATCAACGACCTAAATGCTGAACAAATTGGAACGTTGATTGGTACTGGCATTGGCGGCATCAAGGTTATGGAAGATCAGCAAGAGATCTACCTCAGCCGGGGGCCCGATCGCTGTAGTCCATTCATGGTTCCGATGATGATTGCCAATATGGCCGCAGGTCTAACGGCGATCCATGTGGGGGCGAAGGGGCCTAACAACTGTACGGTAACGGCCTGCGCTGCGGGTTCAAACGCTGTCGGTGACGCCTTCCGCCTCGTGCAAAATGGCTATGCTCAAGCCATGATTTGCGGGGGTACAGAAGCGGCAATCACCCCCCTATCCGTTGCAGGCTTTGCCTCCGCTCGCGCCCTGTCCACCCGTAATGATGATCCAGAACATGCCTGCCGTCCGTTTGATCGCGATCGCGATGGGTTTGTGATGGGCGAAGGAGCTGGAATTCTGATTCTCGAAGAACTGGAGCACGCCCTGAGTCGGGGAGCCAAGATTTATGGCGAAATCGTCGGCTATGGCATGACCTGCGATGCCTATCACATGACCTCACCCGTTCCGGGAGGACTAGGAGCCGCCCGCGCGATTCAGCTTGCCCTCAAAGATGCCCAACTCTCTTCGGACAAGGTGAGTTATGTTAACGCGCACGGCACCAGCACCCCGGCAAATGATTCAACAGAAACCAATGCGATTAAAACGGCACTGGGAGATCACGCCCACACCATCGCAGTTAGCTCTACAAAGTCGATGACCGGACATTTGTTGGGCGGATCGGGTGGCATTGAAGCGGTGGCAACGGTCATGGCGATTGCCAACGATCGCGTTCCTCCAACGATCAACCTCGTCAATCCCGATGAAGCCTGCGATCTGGATTACGTTCCCAATACCAGCCGCGAGATGACCGTCAATGTTGCCCTGTCTAACTCATTTGGCTTTGGGGGACACAACGTGACGCTGGTGTTCCAAAAGTATTCCGCTTAG
- a CDS encoding DUF2267 domain-containing protein → MVQNLPEVKRSGAGLPDNQTSMVFLEKVRRKAGLEDLYDARDITEVVFRTMRDMMPNRLVDQITASLTASQANTASSDNDLVELWQDTNKLVRWLSRVRQPLDIKDETFLFRISQEAGLSRGILPEVALEAVFSALKAELPREKSQEIAAILPGFIRQIWQGA, encoded by the coding sequence ATGGTTCAGAACCTACCGGAAGTTAAACGGTCTGGGGCGGGCTTACCGGATAACCAAACAAGTATGGTCTTCCTAGAAAAAGTGCGGCGTAAGGCAGGGCTTGAAGACCTGTATGACGCTAGAGATATTACAGAAGTGGTTTTCCGCACCATGCGCGACATGATGCCCAACAGATTAGTGGATCAGATCACAGCAAGCTTAACGGCCAGCCAAGCCAATACAGCGAGTTCTGACAACGACCTTGTCGAACTTTGGCAAGACACCAACAAGCTCGTTCGCTGGCTAAGTCGTGTCCGGCAGCCGTTAGACATCAAAGACGAAACGTTCCTTTTCCGAATCAGCCAGGAAGCGGGACTTTCACGGGGCATTCTACCGGAAGTGGCATTGGAAGCCGTTTTTTCTGCGCTCAAGGCTGAACTGCCCCGCGAGAAAAGTCAGGAAATTGCGGCTATTCTGCCTGGTTTTATCCGTCAAATCTGGCAAGGTGCTTAA